The Sulfolobales archaeon genome includes a region encoding these proteins:
- a CDS encoding restriction endonuclease translates to MREQTLAREAILSILVHGLEGLDIVSRRYSIPKNHLINILEKNNIILSEENLRRLDLAMKYIELGGDAERVSDYLSWSDFEGFVQELLRKYGFDVIRNLRAPPPRGFEIDIIGVDLQRRILLVIDCKHWRRSRESILAEVAENLIERINRLFQRCIYILRINPRLKGEHLVIPMIVTLKEISSRKIGENVLVTPITRFRDLMNNLEYYISELELKPLKRTCI, encoded by the coding sequence ATGAGAGAACAGACGCTAGCTAGAGAAGCTATACTCAGCATACTCGTACACGGATTAGAAGGCTTGGACATAGTATCTAGAAGATATAGTATTCCCAAGAATCATCTTATCAATATTCTTGAGAAGAACAATATAATCCTCTCCGAGGAAAATCTGAGAAGACTAGATCTAGCTATGAAATACATAGAACTAGGAGGAGATGCCGAGAGAGTGAGCGATTATCTCAGCTGGAGCGATTTCGAAGGATTTGTACAAGAGCTTCTCAGAAAATATGGTTTTGATGTCATAAGAAACCTGAGAGCTCCACCACCTAGAGGTTTTGAGATCGACATCATAGGAGTGGATCTCCAGAGAAGAATACTACTCGTTATAGACTGCAAGCATTGGAGAAGAAGTAGAGAAAGTATACTAGCAGAAGTAGCTGAAAACCTTATAGAGAGAATCAACAGATTATTCCAGAGATGCATATACATTCTAAGAATAAATCCAAGATTAAAAGGAGAACACCTAGTAATCCCTATGATAGTAACTCTGAAGGAAATCTCATCTAGAAAGATCGGTGAAAACGTTCTAGTAACCCCCATAACACGCTTCAGAGATCTCATGAACAACCTAGAATACTACATAAGCGAACTAGAGCTAAAACCACTCAAAAGAACATGCATATAA
- the hsp20 gene encoding archaeal heat shock protein Hsp20, giving the protein MSYRRRRSIFDIFDEFFREIEEEMNEFIRKWESFDIERELPKDVKKKSYYYGFRITIGPDGVPRVETFGNRRPMIIEEGRPRRILSEEIEPLVDVYEEDDMISVVAEIPGVEKDKIKVRVEGRKLYIEASNGKKYYKEVDLPADVDASSAKATYKNGVLEIKLKKTKGRKGEEIKVE; this is encoded by the coding sequence ATGAGTTATAGACGTAGGAGAAGCATATTTGATATATTTGATGAGTTTTTCAGAGAGATAGAAGAGGAAATGAATGAGTTTATAAGAAAATGGGAGAGTTTCGATATCGAGAGAGAGCTTCCTAAAGATGTTAAGAAGAAGAGCTACTACTACGGCTTCAGAATAACTATAGGACCTGACGGTGTTCCCAGGGTTGAGACCTTTGGAAATAGAAGACCTATGATTATTGAGGAGGGCAGACCTAGAAGAATTTTATCTGAAGAGATAGAGCCTTTAGTTGATGTGTATGAAGAAGATGATATGATATCTGTGGTTGCAGAGATACCAGGTGTTGAGAAGGATAAGATCAAGGTAAGAGTTGAAGGTAGAAAGCTTTATATTGAGGCTAGTAATGGTAAGAAGTATTATAAGGAGGTAGATCTCCCAGCTGATGTGGATGCTAGCAGTGCTAAGGCTACGTATAAGAATGGTGTTCTAGAGATTAAGCTTAAGAAGACTAAAGGTAGAAAAGGAGAAGAGATTAAAGTAGAGTGA
- the tpiA gene encoding triose-phosphate isomerase — protein sequence MRTPVLAINYKNYKQGYGASGIKIAEAAKKASEKYDVEVIIIPPFTEIRSLLSIGLPIYAQHADPLGYGANTGSIPLEALKDIGVRGVMVNHSEKKVDLRHVAKVIEMSRRIGLETLVCAEDTQIARLIAVLKPDAIALEPPELIGTGKAVSKVRPEVITEGVEAVKSIDRSVRVLAGAGITSYEDVRKAVELGSEGVLVASAIMVAEDPSKVIEEMVRALKK from the coding sequence TTGAGAACACCTGTTCTAGCAATAAATTATAAGAATTATAAGCAGGGGTATGGAGCTAGCGGGATAAAAATTGCTGAAGCTGCTAAAAAAGCTAGTGAGAAGTATGATGTAGAAGTAATAATAATACCACCTTTTACAGAGATAAGAAGTCTTCTCAGCATAGGACTCCCCATATACGCGCAACACGCAGACCCACTAGGTTATGGAGCTAACACCGGAAGCATACCTCTCGAAGCCTTGAAAGATATAGGTGTTAGAGGAGTTATGGTGAATCACAGCGAGAAGAAAGTAGATCTCAGGCATGTGGCTAAGGTTATCGAGATGAGCAGGAGAATAGGTCTTGAAACCCTGGTATGCGCAGAAGATACACAGATAGCTAGATTGATAGCTGTTCTAAAGCCTGATGCAATAGCTCTAGAACCTCCAGAACTTATAGGAACTGGAAAAGCTGTGTCTAAGGTCAGACCCGAGGTTATAACAGAAGGTGTTGAAGCTGTTAAAAGTATTGATAGAAGCGTGAGAGTACTAGCAGGAGCTGGGATTACAAGTTATGAAGATGTTAGAAAAGCTGTTGAGCTAGGATCTGAGGGTGTTCTCGTAGCCTCCGCAATAATGGTTGCAGAAGATCCTTCGAAAGTTATTGAGGAAATGGTTAGAGCACTTAAAAAATGA
- the fbp gene encoding fructose-1,6-bisphosphate aldolase/phosphatase encodes MSAGEKIKTTISVIKADIGSLAGHHVVHPDTIAVASRVLAEAKMKGVIIDYYVTNVGDDLQLIMSHRKGVDNSEIHELAWNAFKEATKVAKELGLYAAGQDLLSDAFSGNVRGMGPGVAEMEFYERPAEPFIVFMADKTEPGAFNLPMYRIFADPFTTAGLVIDPRLHEGFKFVVFDVYEGREVTFNAPEEIYDLLALIGTPGRFIVRRIYRKSDNEIAAVVSVERLNLIAGQYVGKDDPVAIVRTQSGFPAVGEVLEAFAHPHLVAGWMRGSHHGPLMPVGLRHAKMTRFDGPPRVAALGFNVKNGRLIGPADLFDDIAWDEVRRLALMITDYMRRHGPFMPHRLGPEEMEYTTLPQVLEKLKNRFVETGERKAAQPKVRSELLSHHD; translated from the coding sequence ATGTCAGCCGGAGAGAAGATTAAAACAACTATATCAGTTATAAAAGCAGACATAGGATCTTTAGCCGGACACCATGTTGTTCATCCAGATACAATAGCCGTAGCATCAAGAGTTCTCGCCGAGGCTAAGATGAAGGGTGTTATAATAGACTACTACGTTACAAACGTTGGAGACGACCTCCAGCTGATAATGTCTCACAGGAAAGGAGTTGACAATAGCGAGATCCACGAACTTGCTTGGAATGCTTTTAAAGAAGCTACAAAAGTTGCTAAAGAGCTAGGACTATACGCCGCAGGACAGGATCTTCTTAGCGATGCTTTTAGCGGTAATGTGAGAGGAATGGGTCCTGGAGTTGCTGAAATGGAATTCTATGAAAGACCTGCAGAACCCTTCATAGTATTCATGGCTGATAAAACAGAGCCAGGAGCTTTCAACCTACCTATGTACAGGATCTTCGCAGATCCATTTACAACAGCAGGTCTTGTAATAGATCCAAGACTTCACGAAGGCTTTAAATTCGTGGTATTCGACGTCTACGAAGGCAGAGAAGTCACATTCAACGCACCTGAAGAGATATACGACTTACTAGCATTAATAGGAACTCCCGGAAGATTCATTGTGAGAAGAATTTATAGAAAGAGTGATAACGAGATAGCTGCTGTAGTAAGTGTTGAGAGATTGAATCTAATAGCAGGACAATATGTAGGAAAAGACGATCCCGTTGCAATAGTAAGAACCCAGAGCGGTTTCCCAGCCGTAGGTGAAGTTCTAGAAGCATTCGCACACCCACATCTTGTGGCAGGATGGATGAGAGGAAGTCATCACGGACCTCTAATGCCTGTAGGACTTAGACATGCTAAGATGACAAGATTCGACGGACCTCCCAGAGTTGCTGCACTAGGCTTTAATGTTAAGAATGGAAGACTTATAGGACCTGCAGATCTATTCGACGACATTGCATGGGATGAGGTAAGAAGACTTGCTCTAATGATAACAGATTACATGAGAAGACACGGACCTTTCATGCCACATAGACTAGGTCCTGAAGAGATGGAGTATACAACACTACCTCAAGTACTTGAGAAGCTTAAGAATAGATTTGTAGAAACCGGAGAGAGAAAAGCAGCACAGCCTAAGGTTAGATCAGAGCTTCTATCTCATCACGATTAA
- a CDS encoding thioredoxin family protein, giving the protein MYGFKVDFDEEERIALREALTDMKDLVKAELFVSDECEWCEATISMLRTISEESPSRDGRNLFKVEIYRKGVNDDIIKKLRINRYPTIHLLEGSIRYYGIPAGEEIRAFVETIIRISQGDSGLEGSTIEKIKNFNSSAVIETIVTPSCPYCPYAVLLANMVAFESYKAGKKNITSIVVEAYENMDIAEKYAVSSVPTIAINERVEFIGVPYEDQLLDSIYRIAQKKPAAKPSLAGRSVEDKELKRLIQEVIKEIEEKEESKQ; this is encoded by the coding sequence GTGTACGGATTTAAAGTAGATTTCGACGAAGAAGAAAGAATTGCTCTTAGAGAAGCTCTTACAGACATGAAAGATCTTGTAAAAGCAGAGCTTTTTGTAAGCGATGAATGTGAATGGTGTGAAGCTACTATATCAATGCTTAGAACAATATCCGAGGAATCTCCTAGTAGAGATGGTAGAAATCTTTTCAAGGTAGAGATCTATAGGAAAGGCGTGAATGATGACATCATAAAGAAGCTAAGAATCAATAGATATCCTACGATACATCTTCTAGAAGGCTCTATCAGATACTATGGAATCCCTGCTGGTGAAGAGATCAGAGCATTTGTAGAGACTATAATAAGGATCAGCCAGGGAGATAGCGGTCTCGAAGGTAGTACTATAGAGAAGATAAAGAACTTCAACTCCTCAGCAGTTATAGAAACCATTGTAACTCCTTCATGTCCTTACTGCCCCTACGCAGTTCTACTAGCTAACATGGTAGCATTCGAATCATATAAAGCCGGTAAGAAGAATATCACTTCAATAGTAGTGGAAGCTTATGAGAATATGGACATAGCTGAGAAGTATGCAGTCAGCTCAGTACCTACTATAGCTATTAATGAGAGAGTTGAGTTCATAGGCGTACCCTACGAAGATCAGCTTCTCGACAGCATATACAGGATCGCTCAGAAGAAACCTGCTGCAAAACCATCTCTAGCAGGTAGATCTGTTGAAGATAAAGAGCTGAAAAGACTCATCCAGGAGGTTATTAAAGAAATCGAGGAGAAAGAAGAGAGTAAACAGTAG
- the lysS gene encoding lysine--tRNA ligase: protein MSSETWINELRRKILRLKELNRDPYRRAYKYHATSTAMEIKERYSHLKPGEESGDILSVAGRIWHIRRHGKIIFIDLHDHTGRIQIVIRKDLLRENDREIIDLIDKGDFIGAKGRIIRTRAGEISVQAEEIEILSITWRPIPFHEFGIKDPEQRYRERYLDILLNTRVRKAIIDLYRIEMNMRRILDSKGFIEVHTPKLQPIYGGAIAKPFITRINALNRDAYLSIAPETYLKRLVVAGIHRVYEIAVCFRNEDIDTTHYPEFIQLEAYMAFGDWEDMMNLTEELIAESIKEVYGDYKLEITREGGDREVIDFSRPWKRISLEDAIESAGVKVRGLSYEEILRTARELEIEISDPRKGKILEKIFEKTAEKNLRNPTFITLFPRDISPLARPYRENPQYAERFELYIAGMEIANGYSELNNPLIQYMAFKEEEELRKKVGREDMESHPMDKDFIRALEYSLPPTGGVGIGLYRLIMILSGLPSIKDVIPFTYTTPEDFMTIAEIAPDLLEFYRDLY, encoded by the coding sequence TACAAATACCACGCCACATCAACAGCTATGGAGATTAAAGAGAGATACTCACATCTAAAACCCGGTGAGGAGAGCGGAGATATACTCTCAGTAGCTGGAAGGATCTGGCATATTAGAAGACATGGAAAGATAATCTTCATAGACCTCCACGATCATACGGGGAGAATCCAGATTGTTATTAGAAAAGATCTTCTGAGAGAAAATGATAGAGAGATAATAGATCTAATTGATAAAGGAGATTTCATAGGAGCTAAAGGTAGGATCATAAGAACCAGAGCTGGAGAGATATCAGTACAAGCTGAGGAGATAGAGATCCTCTCAATCACGTGGAGACCCATACCATTCCACGAGTTCGGAATCAAAGATCCTGAGCAGAGATATAGAGAGAGATATCTAGACATACTGCTTAACACGAGAGTTAGAAAAGCTATCATAGATCTCTATAGAATCGAGATGAACATGAGAAGAATACTTGATTCAAAAGGCTTCATAGAAGTTCACACACCGAAACTCCAGCCCATATACGGCGGAGCCATAGCAAAACCTTTCATAACAAGAATCAACGCTCTCAATAGAGATGCTTATCTAAGCATAGCTCCAGAAACCTATCTTAAAAGACTTGTGGTCGCAGGAATACACAGAGTCTACGAAATAGCAGTATGCTTTAGAAATGAAGATATAGATACAACACACTACCCCGAGTTCATACAACTCGAAGCATACATGGCATTCGGAGACTGGGAGGATATGATGAACCTAACCGAGGAACTTATAGCTGAATCTATTAAAGAAGTATACGGAGATTACAAGCTAGAGATCACAAGAGAAGGAGGAGATAGAGAGGTTATAGACTTCTCAAGACCTTGGAAGAGGATCTCTCTCGAAGACGCCATAGAATCAGCTGGAGTTAAAGTAAGAGGATTATCATATGAAGAGATCCTTAGAACAGCTAGAGAACTCGAGATAGAGATATCAGATCCTAGAAAAGGAAAGATTCTAGAAAAGATCTTTGAGAAAACAGCTGAGAAAAACCTTAGAAACCCCACATTCATAACATTATTCCCCAGAGACATATCACCTCTAGCAAGACCTTATAGAGAGAACCCACAATACGCTGAGAGATTCGAGCTCTATATAGCGGGTATGGAGATAGCTAACGGATATTCAGAGCTGAACAATCCACTCATACAGTATATGGCATTCAAAGAAGAAGAAGAGCTTAGAAAGAAAGTTGGAAGAGAAGATATGGAATCTCATCCGATGGATAAAGATTTTATAAGAGCACTAGAATACAGCCTGCCACCAACAGGAGGTGTTGGCATAGGACTCTATAGACTTATAATGATCCTTTCAGGTCTTCCATCGATAAAAGATGTGATACCATTCACATACACAACACCAGAGGATTTCATGACAATAGCAGAGATAGCTCCGGATCTCCTGGAATTCTACAGAGATCTATATTAG